The following DNA comes from Musa acuminata AAA Group cultivar baxijiao chromosome BXJ1-4, Cavendish_Baxijiao_AAA, whole genome shotgun sequence.
TATTGTATGGAAAAGATCTAACGGGTACCTACCAAGTGTTTAGAAATATGTCTGAACCCTACCGAGCACAAGATTCATGCTGATAGCAGTATGTATGCAAATCTTCTCTGGAGTTCATGAATTAATTAGAATCAACAATCAACTAAAAAACTACGGGCGCATGAAAACATTACTAAGAACTTGCAACAATAAAGTTCTAACCTGAGACTTACGGCAAAGCACTAGAACTTAGGTATCGGAAGTCGGCAACTGCTCAAGCTTTGCTTAGATAATGAGAACTTGCACTTTTTCGCTTACCTATCTATCATCATCTTGACTCATACATCTACGATAAAACAAACCGTTCTTTGTTTTTTCTAACAACATTACCCAGTCACAGTTTCCATGTCATTAAAAAGAAGAGtgatttatttttcattttcatttttgtgTATGTAGGATGGGGAAAAGTGGGACGATGCAGCAAGGTTGCCTCGTGCTGAGGTTTGGTGGGCATGTAAGTTCTGCGACCAATCAGTTAAGAGGTGGCATCAATATGAAATACCTACAGAAACAGGCAAAGGCACACCACACATCTTACTTTCCTTAAAAATGACAACATGAATCAAAGAATCGAGGTTGGCTAGATATTCTGTTAAGAAGGTGCTTATACGAAAAGGACCAAACTATATAGAAGTTTTATGCCAGCAAAATTTTACAACCTGGAAGAGGAGAAACCCCCATGTTTTTTTCTCAACAATATAAGACtatcaaaaaaacaaaaattccaTCTGAAAAAAAATGTGAGCCATTTGATAGTACATAGACTAATTTTAAAAAAGCAAACAAGAGGAGACTAATATGAGAAGATCAAATAATGCTTTGCCCAACACATCCAGTGTTAGGGTTTTGAACATCATTCTGCCAAACAATCATCAAGAGATTAGATATTAACATTCAGGCTTACAGGGTAATGGAAGCCATCACATGTTAATCAAGAGATATTAACCAAGAAAAAAGGAAATTAAAAATTTATCCTAATTAAGCCAAGCATACATCAAGATCAAGATAGAATCACCAGTGTCTTAAGCTTATCTCTATGAGATGAGTGCTAGTAGTTTTTACCTTTTCTTTCCCCGCCGCaaacccccccccaccccctcatCTCAGAACAGGCTTATCACTGAACTCTTAACATACTACCAACTTTTGGATCGATTTAATTGCCTACAAACTGAAGACAAAGACGATATATAACATGCAGCATTCGCCAATCATGTCTGCTACCCCATGGAGGATCACCATAACTGATGGGATTACTTGAATTCTAAGAGGAATGCTTATACAGACTACAACGAAGTTTGCAAGCAATAGATGTGCATAACAACATGAGATACACAACAACTGACATCTAACAAAAAGAATTAAGCAAGTCAATTGCGCATGTACCGGCACCGAGATCAATCACAAGAACAGACCATTATGAGACCATCGAGCTCCCGCAAGCCTGACACACATCAAAGTCAGGGTTTTGGATGCAAATCTCGAAAGAAGTTCCACCTTTGTGAACCAAACAGCCATCAAGAGATATTAGCATTCAGGCATATGTCCGTCGAGAGATGTCGACAAGCCATtctaattaagccaaaccagcataaagaacaagaagaagagacaACAACTGGGTCGATAGGGATTACTActtcttgcccttgcccttggcaGAGCCCTTCTTCCTCTGAGGGAGGACGATCTCGCCGTGCTTGAGGACGGGGATCTCCATGAGGGAGGAGAGCTCGCCGTACTTCTTGCGGAACTTCTCCACCTGGTCGTCCTCCACCGCCAGGGCGGAGCGGCTACCCAGGTAGAAGGGGTGGTTCCCGGACCACACGTCCACCGCGTACTCCTTCCGCGTGCCCCCCGTCGTCATCACCAGTTCCCCGTTGCAGTACACCTTCGCGTCCTCGTAGAACTCCGGGTGCACCCCGCCCTGCTTCCGGCACACCCATCTCCCTCCGCCAACCTAAACAAACGACAGCAGTCATCACCCTATGGGATTGCCACGGCCCATGAACCAATCCACCAATTCAAGAAGATGTTTACCTGGGCGGGAAGCGGGAGCTTGGCGGAGGAGGGCTTCATGGAGACGGTGGGGAGGAAGGGGGTGTTGAGAGAGAGCGCCATCGCCTTGGCGGCTTCGGCTTGCTTGCTTCCTCCGGTCGGTGTGTGGGTTTGAGGCCGAGGTGTTCGATCAAGCACCAGGAGAGTTTTATCCCCCTTGTTTGTGGCTGTCGTGGTGCGACGTGTAGTGAGGGGTGTGTTCATGGGCCGAGGACGAGCCCATTTGATGGATATGTGGATATGATACAAGACGATTCGAGCTCGTTGTTGGGTCCAACGGCGATGGCGTGTGAGACACCCCAAatgatggacgatcgtgatgtgGCGATTGGATCCGTTTGATTCTTGGACGAATTCGGAACTAATCCTGAGTCAACCTTATTCTCGAGTTAAATGTAAGTTTCAAGCTATTCCTGAGCCACGTTGTCACGGTAAAGATTACTTCTTATTCTATAAAATGATCATTGCTAAGGTAGTTATTGATCGTCAAATGTGTCAAACCAACCGTTTTAATCCAATTCAATCGCAAGATCAATGGCAGGGTGGTAGATGGATTTGGCTTAACTTAGTGTAGGTTTATTTTGACTTATATGATTGATCATacatttatagttttctcatatttaaaataattcttatatttttagaaACAAAACATATAAGTCATTTCCATCAAATCTGAATTAACAAACATGATGATaagctcataataaattattaatataatgatatgtataATTTAGAGTTAAGATTCATTTTAACCTGTATGGTTTTGATCATTGAactcttaagcccttatggtttactctTATCTAAAGGTAACCtatacattttaaaaaacgtaaCATATAAGTCCTTTATGTCAAGTCTAAGTTAACATATGTTAGTCTGCTCACATGACATGCtaacttataataaattattaatataatgatatgtataatttaagtttttttttaaattgagatcTTAATCAATAGCGGGAGGAGGCGTTGTTATGAAAGCGACCGCCAACAACAACACCGAGCCGTTGTTGTCTAGCAAAGCGTCGTATGCACATAACCTCTCCCACATTGACGACGAGCTCAAGAGTTTTTGGTATTGCCTCAGGTGGACGTGCGTCGACCTATTCGATGCTAGGCATGCATTTGTCTCTTGGTCCCTCTTCCTCCTAAGCATCTTCATTCTTACTGCCTCCCACTTTGTCCTCTCCTATACCCCCACTTGTCGCGCTTACAACATGGTGGTCCATCTATTCCTAAACTCTACCTTCGACCTCTCATACTTTTACCTATCCACTTTTATCCTCTGCTATGACCTTTGTTATTTCCCCTTCCTTGATAAGTTGGTCAGGGAGAGCAAGCGGGTGCGGGAGGGCTACATGAACTAGCTCAACCGCTCCTTCCTCTTGTTCTTTGTCTTCACGATGTCATGCTTCGTAAGGGAGATGACTTACAAGGTATGATGGTACTCGTCAGGATCAAAGTGGGTGTCATTCATGGTGGCATGCACCTTGGAGCTGGTGAGTGACATTCGGTAGATTCAACTCGCCAACTCCAGGGCTCATGCCACCATGTCGCCCACCACTGTGAACGACACCAGTTTTGATCCCGACGAGTACCAACATACTTTATAAGACACCTCCCCAATGAAGCACGACATCATGAAGACAAAGAGCAAGTGGAAGGAGCAGTTGAGTTGGTCCATATAACCCTCCCACACCCCCTCGCTCTCCTCGACTATATTatcaaggaagaggaagaggaagcgataGAGGCCGTAGTAGCGGACAAAGGCGGAGAGGTAGAGGTAAGAGAGACCGGAGGCGAGTGTGAGCGAGAGCTAAACTATTACATCATAGGCATAGTGGGTGAGGGTGCAGGAGAGGACGAAATAGGAAGCGATAGGGATAAAGACGCCTAGGAGGATGAAGAGGGACCAAGAGACCATTGTATGTGTAGCATCGAATTAGTCGACGCACATCCACCTAAGGCATGATAGGAAACTCCTAAGCTTATCATCATCGCGGGAGATGCTGTGTGCGTATGACATCCTGTTATATAGTAGTGACTCAGTGCTACTGTTGGTGGTCGCTTCCACGATGACGCCACCTCCCGTCATTGGTGGAGGTCTTATTATTTTAAgagaacttaaattatatatgttattatattaatgatttatagtAAGTAAATATGTCACGTAAGTAAATTATAGGATTTATATGCtacgttttaaaaaatataaagattattttatatatgaataaattatAAGAGCTTAAGAGACGTATGATCAAAACCATGAGCTAAAATAAACCTTAACTGGATCCTAAACTCACACAAAGGCAAACAAAAATAGTATTAATTACAAAAGAATCATAACTTCTATTAAGCAATAACCACTTTCAGCTGATATGTATAGAGCGTTTTGAGTAGCAATCGGACTGACGATGACATGGTGTTCGAATATTCATGTCTTATATCTATTATCAAAGTTTGAAGTTTGAATTATGAGAATGATCTTTCCGCATGTGCATCCTATCCTGATGGCAGTTGAACATCATATCTTTTAAGATCCGATAGCTACAAGAATCAACACATTTTAAATATTCGTGAAAATAACAAAATATGCTTCGGACTATATAGTACAGAGTGAATTGAAGTATTAGTGCTATGATAAGACTTCTCATCCATCATAGTAATTTATCAACTCTCAAATCACGATATCATAGGCATAAAATTATGCATCCTGTATTAATGAGAAACTCATCATAGATAATTTCATTACAGGCAATCATGATGATGACACAAAAGTCTTTACAAAACATTCCAGTTAGTTCACTGCAGTCATATACATAGATAGCTATTCTAAGTTGCAGCAAGCAGCTAAAATGAAAATTTTCTGCATCAAACACCAATAATGCTACAACCAAAATATTTAGGAAACATGTCATAGACTTCATCGACAAGAAAATAGAGGCCAGAAAAACCATAGACGTAGGAAAAGACTCATTTCAAAATTCGTATTAGTTACTAGTGTAACAAATAAAAGAACCCAAAAAAAATAAGAGTTCTGCCATCAAACTGGAAGCAAATCTGAAGCAGTAAACATTCAGCAATGTACTCAACATACCCATCCACTCCAACGTTTCTCATCTAGTAAGGTTTTGTTATTTATTGACACTTACAAAAATATGTAAACTTAGACTGACAAAGACTTTGTTCCATAGTGTGCAAGAACATCGATATACATTTAACAACGGTTAAAACCATTATACTTGTTCAGTTGATTTCTACACTGACTTCCCTTTCCTGATCTTTTGCTTGACTGAAGTCCATCCCTGTACTGCCGGGCATTTCTGGTTCAATGGTTGAATCGGATGCTTTTGCATCAAGGTCTTCTCCATTGCTAGGGCCAACCGTCAAGGTCTCGTCTACAGACTGCTGCTTCTGAATGGATGGTTTTAGTTGTCTGATAGCATCAGCAGCTTCTGGCATCAGGAGTGTTGGTGGCTGAGGAGGA
Coding sequences within:
- the LOC135583372 gene encoding large ribosomal subunit protein bL31c-like, with protein sequence MALSLNTPFLPTVSMKPSSAKLPLPAQVGGGRWVCRKQGGVHPEFYEDAKVYCNGELVMTTGGTRKEYAVDVWSGNHPFYLGSRSALAVEDDQVEKFRKKYGELSSLMEIPVLKHGEIVLPQRKKGSAKGKGKK